Proteins from a single region of Atribacterota bacterium:
- a CDS encoding site-specific DNA-methyltransferase gives FKYYELEQYEDTLRKVKYKDTDLFENPNQSPYSQYIFMKDTKLLDALEVDYENNTVKVNFSKLYPDIDIPETLSNLLGKCIKKITSEYVELEDGEKVNINNLDYKTIKSLIWW, from the coding sequence TTTAAATATTATGAGCTGGAACAATATGAAGATACATTAAGAAAAGTAAAGTATAAAGATACTGATTTATTTGAAAACCCCAACCAATCTCCATACAGTCAATACATTTTTATGAAAGACACCAAACTTCTCGATGCCCTGGAAGTTGATTATGAAAATAATACAGTAAAAGTGAATTTTTCAAAGCTTTATCCTGATATAGATATTCCTGAAACACTTTCCAACCTTCTAGGAAAATGCATAAAAAAGATAACTTCTGAGTATGTTGAGCTCGAAGATGGAGAAAAAGTAAATATCAATAACCTGGATTATAAAACCATTAAATCTTTAATCTGGTGGTAA